GGTTTTGATGctgttttatatttgaaaatcataACCATTATGGCCCACCATAGAAATCATGTTGGGACACTTTCAATAGGAGAGGCAAAGaaatatcaaaagataaaaaaacctaattatttAGTCTTGAGAAATAAATacgaaaaatattaatattaaactattattaaaatgatttttttatgtatattggAATGAACACAAGGAAAAGAACGTATATTTACACTacttaaaaaactatattaataatatagcGCTCCTCTAGAACGTATATTCAcatcatataaaaaactatacTGATAAGAGCTAAGAACATAAATTCATCAGAGCATTATAGACTATTAtctatttaagttattttttcaaaacttaaagGATATGCCAGTTGATGAATTACATGGATGATGGCGAGCTTAGAAAAGTAATTAATGAGGTGGTGTGTTTTTAAGGTACATTATTGTCCTTGTAAGAATGCATCTTTCACATTGTCCTCTTATCCATTACGCTCCCGTGACATTACAGCTTTATTAGAGGGCTTTAGATCTGAAATACTGCAGTGTCATCATCCTTTTATCAAAGCGAAAAGGGTAGCTTGAAAAATGATCAAAGGTGAGGCTTGcgagaaaacaaaacaagggTTGTGAGGGGAGAGTGTTAATTTTTGTTCCTGAGTGTtttataaaagtgtttttatttgaaaaaaaatattaaattaatactgtttttttaagttgcttcgcaatatcaaacacaccaTTGCTGATAAAAAGCAacagttgaaagaaaaaacGGAGACGGCAAATTCTTTGGTAGAAGCTATGTTTCCTCGGCCAGCTATAAAGAAAAGGAGGATGCCTAGAAAACAGTTGATAGACACTCGAAATTCCAGCAAGCACCAAGCTTTTCTAAAGTACTGGAGGAAAAATGCTCTCCCTCGAaggaaaaactcaaaaaatgcGTGAAACATTTTTAGCTTAAACTAAAAGACGATAGCTTTCTCCTAGATCATTCATTGCCTTCTTATTTCAACATTTTTAGCTcctatttttctcaaataaacatTAGACTCAAATTTTAGCATTCGGTTCTGTTAAGCATCTTAAACTTTTTGAAACCCTAAAATATAATGCTCCAAGTCCAAGTTATGGGCACCAATGGTCACTAGCCTGAAAGACGTCACACCTTATCTGACATCACATttaattgctttaaaaaaaattagaagttgGATAGCAAAACTTCTACGAGTTAATTAAAGCAGGAGTACCTGACACTGGAAGGGTAAGAGCAGCCGTTAATGCCTAAATCAattacccaaaaaaacaaaaaaaataaaaacggtGAAAAGTAATTAGTCCATATATATTACAAGGaaactataaaatatatgtGAGAGATTTGGGGAGTGGCTTACTAGGATCAGATGCAGAAACCATAGCAGCGCCTTTGAAATCACAAGCGCCTTGAGCCTGACCCTTTTTTTGGAAGTAGCTGTTGACAGCATAATTGCAATGAGCTCTGACAGTGTTGGGTAGGAAACAAGGACCATTTTGATGGATAGGGACACAGTCAGCCCCAGCTCCACAAGCATAGTCCAGAGTCTGCTGTAGGACTGAGGTGCCCATTTCCTTGCAAACGCACCATGTGCAGCCTAACAGAAGCAacatttgaagaagaagaagaagaaaaggttagAAAAAGGAAACGATGAAAACAGCAGTATCCCATCTAGTAAAATTAAAGAGGGTGGactttagaaataataataataacaataatcagACCTTAGTCCATcacaaagaaggaagaaaaggcaaagaaagaGGAGATTCCATGGTTACAAAcataaagaaggaagaaagaggaGATTCCATGGTTACAAACATAAAGAAAGCTGCATTGCTTAAAACCAACAAGAGTATACATGGGAAAACATAATGGACAAAAATAAACTtgcattaagtaaaaaaaaaacacctttttttttcaaaaagaaagttATTAAGAAACAaccattaaaagataaaaggaaaagaagatatCCTTAGTCTATAATTGGATTAGTTTTATGGGCTGTGGCTTTGGCCGTCAGGAGGGAGAAAAAAATAccgaaacaggaaaaaaaaaaaaagaatatgaagaaaaagaaaaaggataatgCCATAACTCACTTGCTCGACCAGCCATGGCCATCATGAGTATTGCAAGCACTAAAACAGCCATTATTGATTGAACAATGGGGAAAGAGCTTCAGAGATATCAACGGCGGACAGAGAAAGGTTGCAGTTTAcagggagaaagagagagagagagagtgatgcAAATGCAAATGCAAATGCAAACGGGGTGGCTATCGATTgtagacaagaaaaaaatagacagAAACAGTAGATTGTGGAGAGGAGGTGGCCCAGTTTGGTGTCGGCTTGTGAGtgcttttttgttcttttttgttctttctacaccaatttacttttcttttctccatCATCTTTGCCTTTGccctttaaaacaaaaaaaagtaaacagTATCCTGGGAAGTCGAGAAAACTTGTTTATGCCTGGGAGGGGGCTGTGTGGTTGAAAAcaatataatgattttaaaaaaattatcaaatagaaaaaactttgaaaaactatttagaaaaataatataatttaatctactagtttaaaaaatatatcatatttgtGACTTCGTGAGTCATAAATATTGTATtcacctttttaaaaaacagacaGATTGTTTTTGCAATCTCTTAACCCCTCtgctaccaaaaaaaaaaaaaaaaaactaatctaaaattttacaaatccaatatcaatattattttcatttcataaattattaaaattcctaatttaatgcaattacaattcacatgatattttattaaatttaaattaaatttataattcttataACATTAAAGCATATAATATAACTGCATCTAAAACTTGTCTCATCTTGTGGATAGGCTTGAAATGCTCGTGGATGGGTCTGCACCACCTCAACTCGTAGATAAGCCTACAGTTCTCATGGAGGGGTCAACATAAAAATCACCTCATCTTGTAGACGAGCTTGGAACGCTTGTGAATGGGCATAAATCACTCGTAGATGGACTTGCCTCTCATTCTACACGTCTCCATTCATGAAAAGTGATCTCATCATTGTTAATGTTGCTTTGAAACACTTAACCTCCCTAACTTCAGCTTATTGTTTACCAAGGCACATCCTATCTCATCACCTCCTCTGTGGAGCTCGGTTGTTGCTCTTCGAGCCTTCTGTATTGAATAATAcatctaataaatatattaaaaaaaattagtactCATCATCTATAATAATATGAAcaagatatttaataaatgttatataaaaaaaatattacataccAATTGGTTATATCTTGGATAACAAGGCCTATAATGCATAGAATTACGTGAATGCTTCAGAAAATGTGTGTAGGTATAATAAACTGACGTGTTATAAGCAAATACCATCTCACATAGTTTTCTATATCAATTATCAAATGTCACTTCAAAAATATTCAATCTCTCCTAGCATGCCAAATATTTTGGTAAGCTACATCAATCATCACCAACCAATTCCTTTTTCGCTTACCTAAACAACTAATACCATACAACTTGTTACTAGTATTAATATAATTTGGGATGTACTAAGACAATCcaatttatcatattatttgatagggAATGTATCtcaacgatatcaaaataatgcaGTAGAGATCTGTATTAGCCATAAATCATCTCCTTATCAGAATATCAGtgaatatgctaatatcaaatcCTTATTGCAAGACAATTATCTATTAGAAAACAATTTACTACTAAAACAATAATGgcacaaataacaaaaataaaataaaattataactcaTACATAGTGAGGTTGTCATGTGTCTAATTCATTTCAATAAAACTTGTGAACATGAGCAAGATTTAAAGTGAAATGTCTAGCCATACATCATCTAGCATGACAAGCCATAAAAGTAGTAAAATTttacatgtaatttatatatgtaacatgttttttcaaaatttattaaattttattattattaagctCCTATGGAGAGTGACTTCTATGCAACAGtgtcaaaaaaattattctccTAACTCTCTAGACGAGCGATATAGAGATGCTCTCATGATCAAGGCTTATGTATTTACATTGATAGTTCTAAGGTAgtatttaaaaagaaaccaatagtaacaaattaaattgtGGTCGAGTTTGATTTCAACctcgaattttttttccatcaagtTTTTCTTCAACCCATCTTATCAAAATGTCACAATCTGACTATTCTTCTAGCCTTTTGACATGTCATAGCTCAAAGGTTTATCTCCTTGtgtctcaaaatatttttggattttaatttatttattttttagattttcttgaaaatatatatattttttataaaacaattt
The sequence above is drawn from the Populus alba chromosome 15, ASM523922v2, whole genome shotgun sequence genome and encodes:
- the LOC118033414 gene encoding PLASMODESMATA CALLOSE-BINDING PROTEIN 2 is translated as MAVLVLAILMMAMAGRASCTWCVCKEMGTSVLQQTLDYACGAGADCVPIHQNGPCFLPNTVRAHCNYAVNSYFQKKGQAQGACDFKGAAMVSASDPSINGCSYPSSVSAAGTGTTPTPVGTTPTPVTTTPTPVTTTPTNTTTSTATPSTTTTPYTATPTGVLGGIGTGVGPSGAGINTDITDGGFRLENTGLLSFFITVVVSSLMF